The following proteins are co-located in the Acidicapsa acidisoli genome:
- the galK gene encoding galactokinase: MKDPAALRQIHEHRFGVTPEIFVAPGRVNLIGEHTDYAEGFVMPVAIDFATLAAISPRNDGKIVIYAENFHQERSFPANPLPTKASGHWSDYPLGVMAILAGEGYTIPPLSLSLWGDVPLGSGLSSSAAVEVATATAVTSLIGAAIPGPKLARLCQRAENEFVGANCGIMDQFISVNGAADNALLLDCRDLSYRLAPIPANMALVIANTMVKHSVAGDGYTTRRAEVEEACRILATHRPEIKFLRDATVADLEAWGHEIPPNALKRARHVITENQRTLEAADALLRHDLPALGKLMHEAHVSYSKDFEGSCVEADTMVDLAQDLPGLIGARLTGGGFGGCTVNVVEIDEATAFAAALKERYRQTTGIDPEIHICHASAGAHRVA, translated from the coding sequence ATGAAAGACCCCGCCGCACTTCGCCAAATCCATGAGCATCGCTTCGGCGTCACGCCGGAAATATTCGTTGCCCCAGGGCGAGTCAACCTGATTGGCGAACACACGGATTACGCCGAAGGTTTCGTCATGCCGGTCGCTATCGACTTCGCCACATTAGCCGCCATCTCTCCGCGCAATGACGGAAAAATCGTGATCTACGCTGAGAACTTCCACCAAGAGCGAAGCTTCCCTGCCAACCCCTTGCCCACCAAGGCAAGCGGCCACTGGAGCGATTACCCCCTGGGCGTGATGGCGATTCTGGCCGGCGAGGGCTACACCATTCCGCCACTAAGCCTGAGCCTCTGGGGCGATGTCCCTCTCGGTTCAGGCCTGAGCAGCTCAGCCGCAGTCGAAGTAGCCACCGCCACAGCGGTGACATCTCTCATCGGAGCCGCTATTCCGGGCCCAAAGCTCGCCCGGCTCTGCCAGAGAGCAGAAAATGAGTTCGTAGGCGCCAACTGCGGCATCATGGACCAGTTCATTTCTGTCAACGGCGCCGCCGATAACGCCCTGCTCCTCGATTGCCGCGACCTCAGCTATCGCCTAGCCCCAATTCCCGCCAACATGGCCCTCGTCATCGCCAATACTATGGTCAAGCACTCCGTCGCTGGCGACGGCTACACCACCCGGCGCGCCGAAGTCGAAGAAGCCTGCCGCATTCTCGCCACCCATCGGCCCGAAATCAAGTTCCTGCGCGACGCAACCGTAGCCGATCTCGAAGCCTGGGGCCACGAAATCCCCCCAAACGCCCTCAAGCGCGCCCGCCACGTCATCACCGAAAACCAGCGCACCCTCGAAGCCGCCGACGCCCTCCTGCGCCACGATTTACCTGCTCTCGGCAAGCTCATGCACGAAGCCCACGTAAGCTATAGCAAAGATTTTGAAGGCAGTTGCGTCGAGGCCGACACGATGGTCGATCTGGCTCAGGATCTCCCCGGCCTGATCGGCGCCCGCCTCACGGGTGGAGGATTCGGCGGCTGCACCGTCAACGTCGTCGAAATCGACGAGGCCACAGCCTTCGCGGCGGCGCTCAAAGAGCGATACCGTCAGACCACAGGCATCGATCCCGAAATTCACATTTGCCATGCTTCCGCTGGCGCGCATCGCGTGGCATGA
- a CDS encoding aldose epimerase family protein, with translation MAGSEENVVIRAGQCALTLMPALGGKISSLRVGNEELLQSPLKPYEPRTRTMAFSDGDASGWDECLPSVAECDVQTEAGLAHVPDHGDLWRVPWQVLNASDDSATLRANCFSLPLQLTRSAILTEVASSWRLQLLYSLTNLGAYNVPWAWSAHPLFAVSAGDRIVLPKDVHSLNVEGSAGNRLGTSDTAQSSPLTVKWPVTSSNHGSEIDLSLAASPDSGIGDKLFAGAVTPLSEGWCSIERPQIGLRVTIRFEPSLTPYLGLWLCYGGWPEGPGPKQICVAPEPTTAPVDSLAKTGHRTKAWSRQLSPGETYTWPMELQIDRIEQEKLNSLHESHK, from the coding sequence TTGGCGGGATCGGAAGAAAACGTTGTCATTCGGGCCGGGCAATGTGCCCTCACCCTGATGCCTGCGCTGGGCGGAAAAATCAGCTCGCTCCGAGTCGGAAACGAAGAATTGCTTCAATCTCCTCTCAAGCCCTATGAGCCCAGAACCAGAACCATGGCCTTCTCCGATGGAGACGCCAGCGGCTGGGACGAATGTCTCCCCTCTGTCGCCGAATGCGACGTGCAAACAGAGGCCGGACTGGCTCACGTTCCGGATCACGGAGATCTTTGGCGTGTGCCATGGCAGGTGTTGAACGCCAGCGACGACTCCGCCACTCTCCGGGCCAATTGCTTCTCGCTCCCATTGCAGCTCACTCGCTCGGCAATTCTCACCGAAGTGGCCTCCAGCTGGCGGCTGCAACTCCTGTACTCCCTGACCAATCTCGGGGCATACAACGTTCCGTGGGCCTGGTCGGCGCATCCATTATTTGCGGTCTCCGCAGGTGACAGGATCGTACTGCCGAAAGATGTGCATTCCTTGAATGTCGAGGGCTCCGCTGGCAATCGCCTTGGAACATCGGACACGGCTCAATCCAGCCCGTTAACAGTCAAGTGGCCAGTTACCAGTTCCAATCATGGCTCCGAAATCGACCTGAGCCTTGCCGCAAGCCCCGATTCAGGAATCGGCGACAAGCTCTTTGCCGGAGCCGTCACTCCACTGTCCGAGGGCTGGTGCTCTATCGAGCGCCCACAGATCGGCCTTCGCGTCACCATTCGCTTCGAACCCTCGCTTACACCGTATCTCGGTCTGTGGCTCTGCTATGGAGGATGGCCCGAAGGCCCGGGACCGAAACAGATTTGCGTCGCACCTGAACCGACCACGGCCCCCGTCGACTCACTGGCCAAGACAGGGCACAGGACCAAGGCTTGGTCTCGTCAGCTCTCGCCAGGCGAGACCTATACCTGGCCAATGGAATTGCAGATCGACCGAATCGAACAGGAAAAACTCAACAGCTTGCATGAATCACACAAATGA
- a CDS encoding pyridoxal phosphate-dependent decarboxylase family protein, which produces MAANSERDPILDLLEAPVARLAESFTDLPAFDSLPNRASDHDAMGAVLAEVAKRMGDNYPYFHPLYAGQMLKPPHPIARAAYMLAMAINPNNHARDGGRASSQMEIEAVAEIARMFGWPRTGAEGFLGHLTSGGTFANLEALWVAGQLAPEKRIVAQEQAHYTHKRITSVLKIPFTTVASDNFGRMDLNALEDELRRGNIGTVVVTMGTTALGSVDPLPDILSLRDRYGFRVHLDAAYGGYFRLIANELEESARSAFEAMDQADSIVVDPHKHGLQPYGCGCVLFKDPSVGRFYKHDSPYTYFTSNELHLGEISLECSRAGASAVALWATQRLLPLVANGEFARGLAAGRRAAIELDRRIRANDAFAPFAGKPELDIVVWQAKPAKSDSLEKRSNLAQRIFDGCAALNLHLALVQLPEAMFTLNSATAQTALSAKSAVTCLRSVLMKPEHAEWLDEIWDRLSTVANQEIAGMSDGCGS; this is translated from the coding sequence ATGGCTGCCAACTCTGAACGTGACCCGATTCTGGACCTGCTCGAAGCTCCGGTAGCCCGATTGGCCGAGTCATTCACTGATCTTCCGGCCTTCGATTCCCTCCCGAACAGAGCTTCCGATCACGATGCAATGGGCGCTGTCCTGGCCGAGGTCGCCAAACGCATGGGCGACAACTATCCCTATTTCCATCCCCTGTATGCCGGACAGATGTTGAAGCCTCCGCACCCGATCGCGCGAGCCGCCTACATGCTCGCCATGGCTATCAACCCGAATAATCATGCGCGCGACGGCGGCCGCGCCAGTTCGCAGATGGAGATTGAAGCCGTCGCCGAAATCGCCCGCATGTTCGGATGGCCCCGCACTGGCGCAGAAGGCTTTCTCGGCCATCTGACCTCGGGCGGCACTTTTGCCAATCTGGAAGCCCTCTGGGTCGCCGGCCAGCTTGCTCCGGAAAAACGAATCGTAGCCCAGGAACAAGCCCATTACACCCACAAGCGCATTACTTCGGTACTGAAGATTCCTTTTACTACCGTCGCATCGGACAATTTCGGACGCATGGACTTGAACGCGCTCGAAGACGAACTGCGTCGCGGCAACATAGGCACGGTCGTCGTGACCATGGGCACCACGGCGCTCGGTTCCGTCGACCCATTGCCTGACATCCTCTCATTGCGTGATCGATATGGATTCCGCGTGCACCTCGACGCCGCGTACGGCGGTTACTTCCGGCTGATCGCCAACGAATTGGAGGAGTCGGCCCGATCCGCATTCGAAGCGATGGATCAGGCCGACTCCATCGTCGTCGACCCGCACAAACACGGCCTCCAGCCCTACGGGTGCGGATGCGTCCTGTTCAAGGACCCGTCCGTCGGGCGCTTCTACAAGCACGACTCGCCCTACACCTATTTCACTTCCAATGAGCTGCACCTGGGCGAAATCAGCCTGGAGTGTTCGCGAGCCGGCGCTTCCGCCGTTGCGCTGTGGGCCACGCAGCGCCTGCTTCCGCTGGTCGCGAATGGCGAGTTTGCCCGCGGCCTCGCCGCAGGCCGTCGCGCCGCGATCGAACTTGATCGGCGAATTCGCGCAAATGATGCATTTGCACCATTTGCCGGTAAGCCGGAATTGGATATCGTTGTATGGCAGGCCAAGCCAGCCAAGTCCGATTCGCTTGAGAAGCGCTCCAATCTGGCGCAACGGATTTTTGATGGCTGCGCTGCTCTCAACCTCCATCTGGCGCTAGTACAATTACCCGAAGCGATGTTCACCTTGAATTCCGCGACCGCGCAAACTGCCCTATCGGCCAAGTCCGCAGTGACCTGTTTGCGCTCGGTTCTGATGAAGCCGGAACACGCGGAATGGCTGGACGAAATCTGGGATCGCCTGAGTACGGTTGCCAACCAGGAAATCGCCGGGATGAGCGACGGATGCGGTAGCTGA
- a CDS encoding cold-shock protein codes for MEQGTVKWFNDAKGFGFISRQNGEDVFVHYSAINSNGFKSLQEGQAVQFNVVKGPKGWQAADVQPL; via the coding sequence ATGGAACAAGGTACTGTTAAGTGGTTTAATGACGCGAAGGGCTTCGGCTTCATCTCGCGTCAGAACGGCGAGGATGTCTTCGTGCATTACTCCGCCATCAACTCGAATGGCTTCAAGAGCTTGCAAGAAGGCCAGGCCGTTCAGTTCAACGTAGTGAAGGGTCCCAAGGGCTGGCAGGCGGCTGACGTTCAGCCTCTGTAA